A region of Terriglobales bacterium DNA encodes the following proteins:
- a CDS encoding UDP-N-acetylmuramate dehydrogenase yields MKLLEQVPLAPLTTLQVGGPASYFVEARDLAEVREAVAFARDRGFPLFVLGGGSNLVVADRGFLGLVLKMAISGVEERDEGGKHVFEAGAGEDWDALVARAVARGCAGIECLSGIPGTVGGTPIQNVGAYGQEVSETITAVQVLDLEDGQVRELCNPACGFGYRSSLFNTTHRGRYLVLRVSFALTRGGPPRIEYADLKKFFAARARRPTLAETREAVRQIRHSKAMLIVPGDEDCRSAGSFFKNLLLDAAGFARLAGETARRGLQLPSFPGAEGRTKVPAAWLVEQAGFPRGYRRGPVGISGKHALAIVNRGGATAADILALKDAIQRRVAQEFGVELQTEPVFVGFGPQP; encoded by the coding sequence GCCGGCGAGCTACTTCGTGGAAGCCCGTGATCTCGCCGAGGTTCGCGAGGCCGTCGCCTTCGCCCGCGACCGCGGCTTTCCGCTCTTCGTCCTGGGCGGCGGCAGCAACCTGGTGGTGGCCGACCGCGGCTTCCTCGGCCTGGTGCTCAAGATGGCCATCTCCGGCGTGGAAGAGCGCGACGAAGGCGGCAAGCACGTCTTTGAAGCCGGCGCCGGCGAAGACTGGGACGCCCTCGTCGCCCGCGCCGTCGCTCGCGGCTGCGCCGGCATCGAGTGCTTGAGCGGCATTCCCGGAACCGTGGGCGGCACACCCATCCAGAACGTCGGTGCTTACGGGCAGGAGGTCTCCGAGACCATCACCGCCGTGCAGGTGCTCGACCTCGAGGACGGCCAGGTGCGGGAACTCTGCAATCCGGCCTGCGGCTTCGGCTACCGCAGCAGCCTGTTCAACACCACCCACCGCGGCCGTTACCTCGTGCTGCGCGTGAGCTTCGCGCTCACGCGGGGAGGCCCGCCCCGCATCGAGTACGCCGACCTGAAGAAGTTCTTCGCGGCGCGCGCCCGCCGACCCACTCTGGCCGAGACCCGCGAGGCTGTGCGCCAGATCCGCCATAGCAAGGCCATGCTCATCGTTCCCGGCGACGAGGACTGCCGCAGCGCCGGCTCCTTCTTCAAGAACCTCCTGCTCGACGCCGCTGGGTTCGCCCGCTTGGCCGGCGAGACTGCCCGCCGCGGCCTCCAGTTGCCCTCCTTCCCCGGCGCCGAGGGCCGTACCAAGGTCCCCGCCGCCTGGCTGGTGGAGCAGGCGGGCTTCCCGCGCGGCTACCGCCGCGGCCCCGTGGGCATCTCCGGCAAGCACGCGCTGGCCATCGTCAACCGCGGAGGAGCCACCGCCGCCGACATCCTCGCCCTCAAGGACGCGATCCAGCGGCGGGTGGCCCAGGAATTCGGCGTCGAGTTGCAGACGGAGCCTGTTTTTGTGGGCTTCGGGCCCCAGCCCTGA